GTCTTCAAGACCACCCCTTCTTATAGTGGAGTACAAAAATTTCCCATTTTTATAGAATGTAAAATCTGGTATCATTATTTTAGTTTCATCTTCTCTACTTTAACTTTTCCTGTTGCGGTACTTCAGGGTTACTATGCTTCGGAGGTTGCCGTGTCGCATAGGATCATTCGAATACTTGAAAAAAAGCTCTCCAGGAAGACCTGGGACAATTGGTTTACAACCTTAGAGATCAAGGAAATAACAGGGGATAAGGTTATTTTTAAAGTTGGAAACCTTTTCGTGAAAGACTGGCTTCAGTCAAGATACGGAAAGGTTATACATCGTGCTATACAAGAAGCCATTGGTAAGGACCTTCCCTTTGAAATTATCTATGAATCCCCTTCAAAAGATGCTTTTGAACCCGAAGAGTACAAAGGTCCTCTTGTCAAAAAGAAACCATTGCTTTTATCGGAACTCAATCCCGAGTATACCTTTGAAAACTTTGTTGTCGGCCCCGAGAACAGAGCGCTTTTTGAAGTGGCACAGGAGATCGCCAGAAGCCCTGGTAAGTTCAATCCCTTTTTCATATATGGCGGAGTTGGTCTTGGAAAGACCCACATGTTGCAAGCTATTGCACATAGAATAATAGAGCTTTATCCGGAAAAGAGGGTATTATACATAACCAGCGAACGATTCATGAACGATATGATAGAGGCAATAAGAGGAGGTTCCATTAGAGACTTTAGAGAACAATACAGAAAAAAAGCCGATGTTCTCCTGATTGATGACATTCAATTTCTTATTGGTAAAGAAGGCACACAGAGGGAGCTATTTCACACATTTAATGAACTACATGACGCTGGAAAACAGATAATCATATGTTCGGACAGGACACCAGATGAGCTCAATGGTTTTCCGGATCGCCTTATTTCAAGATTTCAGATGGGAATGGTTATGGAGATAGCATCTCCTTCAAAAGAAACAAGGTACAAGATCGCGAAACGGCTGGCGATACGTGAATCAGTGGAGTTACCAGATGACGTAGCTATGGAACTAGCCAGAAGGA
This genomic interval from Kosmotoga pacifica contains the following:
- the dnaA gene encoding chromosomal replication initiator protein DnaA, whose translation is MSHRIIRILEKKLSRKTWDNWFTTLEIKEITGDKVIFKVGNLFVKDWLQSRYGKVIHRAIQEAIGKDLPFEIIYESPSKDAFEPEEYKGPLVKKKPLLLSELNPEYTFENFVVGPENRALFEVAQEIARSPGKFNPFFIYGGVGLGKTHMLQAIAHRIIELYPEKRVLYITSERFMNDMIEAIRGGSIRDFREQYRKKADVLLIDDIQFLIGKEGTQRELFHTFNELHDAGKQIIICSDRTPDELNGFPDRLISRFQMGMVMEIASPSKETRYKIAKRLAIRESVELPDDVAMELARRIDGNLRRLRGAIIKLIVQSGIYKEEIDLAFARQIIGSFQTDSPRVRALTEVDHLIKAVEKVMGVTREEIMGVSRTKNVVKARQLFIYILKQEYGKTVQEIAQLTGKKHSTVIHSIKKISNSVLRDNKYIKDLISEINNTVATDFAAS